The following are encoded in a window of Geobacter metallireducens GS-15 genomic DNA:
- a CDS encoding S8 family peptidase, with translation MKKRLERFVCSLFMVVLMAGYGNAGMMTASAAGTAPYKEGELIVKYREGVSEEGKAEGHRRHGSERKKEFRDLNMEQVKIRPGLGVENAVKEFEADDDVEYAEPNYLLKASKIPTDPKFYSTWGMAKINAPAAWDNTTGSAGVVVAVIDSGVDYNHPDLKANMWINQAELNGKPGIDDDGDGVVDDIYGYNGVNNNGNPMDNNGHGTHVAGTIGAVGNNGIGVAGVNWTVKIMACKFLDANGSGYTSDAIECLQYVKKMKSRGVNIVATNNSWGGGGYSRALYDTINSQRDILFITAAGNAAANNDTTPSYPADYNLPNIIAVAATTSTDGLASFSNYGRRTVMVGAPGYSILSTYPNNQYAYLSGTSMATPHVTGLAALIKAKYPTMDWRGIKNLILSGGDRPSSLAAKTVTGRRIDAFGSLTCVDSRVFSALTYPATLQPGVATTLSALSINCSKPAGPVTVSLSTGGVLTMRDDGVYPDLAAGDGIFTGSWTPTGTAETLNFSSPVGAETVTVGK, from the coding sequence ATGAAGAAAAGGTTGGAACGCTTCGTTTGCTCGCTGTTTATGGTCGTGCTCATGGCGGGATATGGCAATGCCGGGATGATGACAGCTTCGGCCGCTGGGACTGCTCCCTATAAGGAGGGGGAGTTGATCGTGAAGTACCGGGAGGGAGTTTCCGAGGAAGGGAAGGCGGAGGGGCACCGCAGGCACGGCTCGGAGAGGAAGAAGGAATTCCGTGACCTCAACATGGAGCAGGTGAAGATCAGACCGGGCCTCGGCGTGGAGAATGCCGTAAAAGAGTTCGAGGCGGACGACGATGTGGAGTATGCGGAGCCGAACTATCTGCTGAAGGCCTCGAAAATTCCCACCGACCCGAAGTTCTACAGCACCTGGGGAATGGCGAAGATCAATGCCCCGGCGGCCTGGGACAATACCACGGGGAGTGCCGGGGTCGTGGTGGCCGTGATCGACAGCGGCGTCGACTACAACCACCCGGACCTAAAGGCCAACATGTGGATCAACCAGGCGGAACTGAATGGCAAACCGGGAATCGATGACGACGGGGATGGCGTGGTGGACGATATCTACGGGTACAACGGCGTAAACAACAACGGCAACCCCATGGACAACAACGGTCACGGCACCCACGTGGCCGGCACTATCGGGGCGGTCGGCAATAACGGCATCGGCGTGGCCGGGGTCAACTGGACAGTCAAGATCATGGCCTGCAAATTCCTGGATGCAAACGGCTCCGGCTACACCTCCGATGCCATTGAGTGTCTACAGTACGTCAAGAAGATGAAATCCCGCGGGGTGAACATCGTCGCCACCAATAACAGCTGGGGGGGCGGAGGCTATTCGCGGGCGCTCTACGACACCATCAACAGCCAGCGGGATATCCTCTTCATTACCGCCGCCGGCAACGCCGCTGCCAACAACGACACGACCCCGAGTTATCCCGCGGACTACAACCTGCCGAACATCATCGCTGTTGCCGCCACCACGTCGACGGACGGCTTAGCCTCGTTCTCCAATTACGGCCGCCGGACCGTCATGGTGGGAGCGCCCGGGTACTCCATTCTGAGCACCTATCCCAACAACCAGTACGCCTACCTCTCCGGCACCTCTATGGCGACCCCCCACGTCACCGGCCTGGCCGCGCTCATCAAGGCCAAGTATCCGACCATGGACTGGCGGGGGATCAAAAACCTCATCCTTTCCGGCGGCGACCGCCCGTCGTCGCTGGCCGCCAAGACTGTCACCGGCCGGCGTATCGACGCCTTCGGCTCTCTCACCTGCGTCGACAGCCGCGTCTTCTCCGCTCTGACATATCCAGCCACCCTCCAGCCTGGTGTGGCAACGACGCTTTCCGCCCTGAGCATCAACTGCTCAAAGCCTGCCGGACCTGTCACGGTCTCCCTCAGCACCGGTGGGGTCTTGACCATGCGCGATGACGGTGTCTACCCCGATCTGGCAGCAGGGGATGGGATATTCACCGGCTCGTGGACCCCCACCGGTACCGCCGAAACCCTCAACTTTTCATCGCCCGTCGGTGCCGAGACAGTAACCGTCGGCAAGTAA
- a CDS encoding PASTA domain-containing protein, translating into MEGIFISYRREESAGHAGRVYDRLRERFGRDRVFMDVSAIEPGVDFVEAIDRAVGSCAVLLVIIGRRWIDCTDAAGRRRLDDPRDFIRLEVGTALRRNIRVVPVLVQDAAMPGEADLPDDLKLLARRNAIEINDTHWDSDLAQLVDTLGRVLEGTVGAAAPGGTGAVPAVRKNRLAWLISSITAIVVALAGLFTGVESLRTSFVKLFKGSPPVTTTGTTTPSGQGQTEPVAITVPRVTGMEEQQAVEALRVKGLHPQVVRQIVPEAPPGTVTQQEPPEETSVTAGAMVNLVVAVPPERPEEPPPGGQQEPPPPKLVTVPKLAGKTLGDAKAALATAGLRVGTVEKRKTDTSEPGTIIGQTPKAGSKLAQGRKVRLVVAVKPPEPELVTVPNVVKQPRQRALKMLVDAGLQPGAETRRPTTRARPGTILDQKIRGGTTAKRGTRVDLVVAAPPDAGRTAEEPTAGKMITQGRGEIRQTYLFDLDAGSIAQNGDADIWFEAETETERYLTPRNGASLGFTREKPTYENCSKVKMTQRRIPIQRIPENANVCVRTNRGNLSAFKIREPVGPSPGVMKISYITWEGVR; encoded by the coding sequence ATGGAAGGCATATTCATCAGCTACCGCCGCGAGGAGAGTGCCGGCCACGCCGGCAGGGTCTACGACCGGCTGCGGGAACGTTTCGGCAGGGACCGGGTCTTCATGGACGTCTCCGCCATCGAGCCGGGAGTTGATTTTGTGGAGGCCATCGACCGGGCCGTGGGCTCCTGCGCGGTGCTCCTGGTAATAATCGGCCGGCGGTGGATTGACTGTACCGACGCGGCGGGCCGGCGTCGCCTGGACGACCCCCGGGATTTCATCCGCCTGGAAGTGGGGACGGCCCTGCGGCGGAACATCCGGGTGGTTCCGGTGCTGGTCCAGGATGCGGCCATGCCGGGGGAGGCGGATCTCCCCGACGACCTGAAGCTCCTGGCCCGCCGCAACGCCATCGAGATCAACGACACCCACTGGGACTCGGACTTGGCGCAACTGGTGGATACCCTGGGCAGGGTGCTGGAGGGGACGGTCGGAGCGGCTGCGCCGGGCGGTACCGGCGCCGTGCCGGCGGTACGGAAGAATCGGCTCGCCTGGCTCATCAGCTCCATCACCGCAATCGTGGTGGCGCTGGCGGGGCTCTTCACCGGCGTCGAATCGTTGCGCACCAGCTTCGTCAAGCTGTTCAAGGGATCGCCGCCCGTTACGACGACCGGCACCACCACCCCTTCCGGCCAGGGGCAGACTGAACCGGTAGCCATCACTGTGCCTCGGGTTACCGGCATGGAGGAGCAGCAGGCCGTCGAGGCCCTCCGCGTCAAGGGATTGCACCCCCAGGTGGTGCGGCAGATTGTGCCCGAAGCCCCACCGGGGACAGTGACTCAGCAGGAGCCGCCGGAGGAGACGAGCGTCACCGCCGGAGCGATGGTGAATCTCGTCGTGGCGGTTCCTCCTGAACGGCCGGAAGAACCGCCGCCCGGCGGACAGCAGGAGCCCCCTCCGCCGAAGCTCGTCACCGTGCCGAAACTGGCCGGGAAAACCCTCGGTGACGCCAAGGCTGCCCTTGCAACAGCCGGCTTGAGGGTGGGAACGGTGGAAAAGCGGAAAACCGACACGTCAGAGCCGGGCACGATCATCGGCCAGACCCCCAAGGCCGGCTCGAAGCTGGCACAGGGGAGAAAAGTCAGGTTGGTGGTAGCCGTAAAGCCCCCGGAACCGGAACTGGTGACGGTGCCCAACGTGGTGAAGCAGCCCCGGCAACGCGCCCTGAAGATGCTGGTGGATGCGGGACTGCAGCCGGGGGCCGAGACCCGGCGACCGACGACCCGGGCGCGTCCCGGAACAATCCTCGACCAGAAGATCAGGGGTGGAACCACGGCAAAGCGCGGGACACGGGTGGATCTGGTGGTTGCCGCGCCGCCGGACGCCGGAAGGACGGCAGAAGAGCCCACAGCGGGGAAGATGATCACCCAGGGAAGGGGCGAGATTCGCCAGACTTATCTGTTTGACCTGGATGCAGGGAGCATTGCCCAGAACGGTGACGCGGACATCTGGTTCGAGGCGGAAACGGAGACGGAGCGTTACCTGACGCCGCGCAATGGGGCTTCCCTCGGCTTCACCCGAGAAAAACCCACCTATGAAAACTGCTCGAAAGTCAAGATGACGCAGCGGCGCATCCCCATCCAAAGGATACCGGAGAACGCCAACGTCTGCGTCCGTACCAACCGCGGCAACCTGTCCGCCTTCAAAATCAGGGAACCGGTCGGCCCCAGCCCCGGCGTCATGAAGATCAGCTACATCACCTGGGAGGGGGTACGCTAG
- a CDS encoding DUF2950 domain-containing protein, translating into MKVSASNHKGGTGWVMWACVVAVAMIFSVISTPSFAAQTRQKKFATPDNAVKALVAAVREGNERDLTLILGPGSKDLISSGDEVADKTDREKFLAAYDRMNSLERKSATVMVLHVGPDNWPMPIPIVKKGGKWAFNIGTGKKEILKRRIGRNELHVIDVLDAYVDAQQEYAGKDCRGGGKVEFAQKLISSEGKRDGLYWEAKEGEPESPLGPLVARAAKEGYAKESNLSPFHGYYFKILKGQGKHAAGGAYQYVVKERMILGFALVAYPAEYGNSGVMTFIVNQAGTVYEKNLGKNTRRLAEAMELFDPDKTWKPVKTGETSKQK; encoded by the coding sequence ATGAAAGTTAGCGCATCGAATCACAAAGGGGGCACGGGTTGGGTGATGTGGGCCTGCGTCGTGGCCGTTGCCATGATCTTTTCAGTGATATCCACACCATCTTTTGCGGCGCAAACACGGCAGAAGAAATTCGCCACGCCCGACAACGCGGTGAAAGCCCTGGTTGCCGCCGTGAGGGAGGGGAACGAGAGAGATTTGACGCTCATCCTCGGTCCCGGCAGCAAGGATCTGATATCGTCCGGCGACGAGGTTGCCGACAAGACGGACCGGGAAAAATTCCTTGCGGCCTATGACCGGATGAACAGCCTCGAGCGCAAGTCCGCCACGGTCATGGTCTTGCACGTTGGCCCGGATAACTGGCCCATGCCCATACCGATCGTAAAGAAAGGGGGAAAATGGGCCTTTAATATCGGGACAGGGAAAAAGGAGATCCTGAAACGGAGAATAGGCAGGAACGAACTGCACGTCATCGATGTGCTCGACGCCTATGTGGATGCACAGCAGGAATACGCGGGCAAGGATTGCCGGGGAGGCGGAAAAGTTGAATTCGCCCAGAAGCTTATCAGTTCCGAAGGGAAACGGGACGGCCTGTACTGGGAAGCGAAGGAGGGCGAACCCGAGAGTCCGCTCGGCCCCCTGGTGGCGCGGGCGGCGAAGGAAGGGTACGCAAAGGAAAGCAACCTTTCCCCCTTCCATGGCTACTACTTCAAGATACTCAAGGGGCAGGGGAAACACGCCGCGGGAGGGGCATACCAGTATGTGGTCAAGGAAAGGATGATCCTCGGCTTTGCGCTCGTTGCCTATCCCGCCGAATATGGCAATTCGGGGGTCATGACCTTCATCGTCAATCAGGCGGGAACCGTGTACGAGAAAAATCTCGGCAAAAATACGAGACGTCTGGCAGAGGCCATGGAGCTGTTCGATCCCGACAAGACCTGGAAGCCGGTCAAGACCGGAGAAACATCCAAGCAGAAATAA
- a CDS encoding DUF3300 domain-containing protein → MKATIMTILKVACIVIVMLAMPVGTMAQEGEADQAAKFSKQELTQMLAPIALYPDSLIAQVLMASTYPLELVEAERWRRDNMGLKGTELDNALQNKPWDPSVKSLCHFPDVLFALSDKLDQTRKLGDAFLSQEDDVMASIQELRQKAEQQGNLKTTSQQKVVEDQGEIQIEPVDPEVIYVPVYDPSYIYGPWWYPDYPPYYWYYPTSYPFGLSYIAFGPPFYFSFNIFSWAWCDWRSHRIHVDFDRTRRFNRFNTSRDLGGSVWRHNPVHRRGVAYRDIRTGERFGLRPTRVSPAGPETRGYPVRGQVRPGLRGTQAPAGRVPEQRERAVVPQREQGPAVRQAPVERREGTTVTPRIQAPREQVQRPAGRDTPFRGVGEGTFERRAINRGEMSIRSGTPPMGRSRGGFGGEIRQPSGGFRGGEIRQPAGGGFRGGEIRQPSGGGSRGGGRR, encoded by the coding sequence ATGAAAGCGACAATCATGACTATCCTGAAGGTGGCATGTATCGTCATCGTCATGCTCGCGATGCCGGTGGGTACAATGGCGCAGGAAGGGGAAGCCGATCAGGCGGCCAAGTTCAGCAAGCAGGAGCTGACTCAGATGCTTGCGCCGATCGCCCTGTATCCCGATTCATTGATCGCCCAGGTGCTGATGGCATCCACGTATCCGCTTGAATTAGTGGAGGCGGAGCGATGGCGGCGGGACAACATGGGGCTGAAAGGGACCGAACTGGACAATGCCCTCCAGAACAAGCCGTGGGATCCCAGCGTCAAATCGCTCTGCCATTTTCCGGACGTTCTCTTCGCCTTGAGCGACAAGCTCGACCAGACGAGAAAACTGGGGGATGCCTTTCTGAGCCAGGAAGATGATGTCATGGCCTCCATCCAGGAATTGCGCCAGAAGGCCGAGCAGCAGGGGAATCTCAAGACAACCAGCCAGCAGAAGGTTGTCGAGGATCAGGGAGAGATCCAGATCGAGCCGGTTGACCCGGAAGTCATCTATGTGCCGGTCTATGATCCGTCATATATCTATGGCCCGTGGTGGTATCCCGACTACCCCCCCTACTACTGGTATTACCCGACCAGTTACCCCTTCGGCCTGAGCTACATCGCCTTCGGCCCTCCCTTCTATTTCAGCTTCAACATTTTTTCCTGGGCCTGGTGCGACTGGCGTTCCCATCGTATCCACGTAGACTTCGACCGGACGAGGCGGTTCAACCGTTTCAATACCAGCCGGGATCTTGGCGGCTCTGTCTGGCGCCATAACCCCGTCCACAGGAGAGGGGTTGCCTATCGGGACATACGAACGGGCGAACGCTTTGGGCTGAGACCGACACGGGTGTCACCGGCCGGGCCGGAAACACGCGGCTATCCAGTCAGGGGTCAAGTGAGGCCGGGATTGCGGGGCACACAGGCGCCTGCCGGGCGCGTGCCTGAACAGAGGGAACGGGCCGTTGTGCCGCAGAGGGAACAAGGGCCAGCAGTCCGGCAGGCTCCGGTTGAGCGGCGGGAAGGCACCACGGTGACGCCGAGAATACAGGCACCGAGGGAACAGGTACAGCGGCCGGCAGGGCGGGATACCCCCTTCAGGGGGGTCGGCGAAGGGACCTTCGAGCGCCGGGCGATCAATCGCGGCGAGATGAGCATCCGGAGTGGTACGCCGCCGATGGGAAGGTCCAGAGGCGGTTTTGGGGGAGAGATCAGACAGCCTTCAGGCGGCTTCAGAGGTGGCGAGATACGACAGCCTGCCGGTGGCGGCTTCCGGGGCGGCGAGATACGACAGCCATCCGGCGGCGGCTCCCGGGGTGGCGGTAGACGTTGA